From one Aquicella siphonis genomic stretch:
- a CDS encoding ADP-ribosylation factor-like protein gives MQNRIKVVLIGGMDGKQSFVRELRASDDNQNNKNNGAYQYKGTIGVDFIALNYKGRQFQVWDTAGQERFFAATKVYLKDADAVIFIQAREEQKKAVLSNQFTSKPLTIVDFHSEQGMTPASCLDAVLEDLGVEVSNKQERKFVVKQERQDLVESAVEFHKGL, from the coding sequence ATGCAAAACCGAATTAAAGTGGTCTTGATTGGCGGCATGGATGGGAAGCAATCCTTTGTCAGAGAATTGCGCGCCAGTGATGACAATCAAAATAATAAAAATAATGGTGCATACCAATATAAAGGAACGATTGGTGTTGATTTTATCGCATTAAATTACAAGGGTCGTCAATTTCAGGTTTGGGATACGGCAGGTCAAGAACGTTTCTTTGCTGCCACGAAAGTGTATTTGAAGGATGCTGATGCGGTTATTTTTATACAGGCACGCGAGGAGCAGAAAAAGGCAGTGCTTAGCAATCAATTCACAAGCAAGCCGTTGACTATCGTGGATTTCCACTCTGAACAAGGAATGACGCCGGCTTCGTGTCTTGATGCCGTACTTGAAGATCTTGGCGTTGAAGTCTCAAATAAACAGGAAAGGAAATTCGTCGTCAAACAGGAACGACAAGATCTTGTCGAGAGTGCTGTCGAATTTCATAAGGGCTTGTAG